A section of the Polyodon spathula isolate WHYD16114869_AA chromosome 29, ASM1765450v1, whole genome shotgun sequence genome encodes:
- the LOC121302442 gene encoding transcription factor LBX2-like, whose translation MKQLFCVEWLSQSSDRPPCPALPEPQEGPLPGTPQESLPGFYAKVGAGLGAQQQPPQSLADSDTPLQSPGFPTGQRNRLCTAAVSDAASVSSADETSGYESEGCRSVSPVYPLSPPRQGSPGPGGDAHSEPPGGPSRRPRTAFTAEQINRLERTFKKQSYVGTREKEELRKKLNLSEKQIKNWFQNRRMKLKRTLQDALAQACHAKVASQLLHYPELQAYGPGPFAGYYPAQDGTAAYLSAMQYQAPLVSALPALPMEAAVYPYGVPSGVVIPATSAGPGNGNMMRRYHPYAPYY comes from the exons ATGAAGCAGCTCTTCTGTGTGGAGTGGCTGTCCCAGAGCAGCGATCGCCCCCCCTGCCCGGCTCTCCCTGAACCCCAGGAGGGGCCGCTGCCGGGGACCCCCCAGGAGAGCCTCCCCGGCTTCTACGCGAAGGTGGGCGCAGGTTTGGGCGCGCAACAGCAGCCGCCTCAGAGCCTAGCTGACTCGGACACCCCGCTGCAGTCGCCCGGATTCCCGACGGGTCAGAGGAACCGACTCTGCACCGCAGCCG TGAGCGACGCAGCTTCGGTCAGCAGCGCGGACGAGACGTCAGGGTACGAGAGCGAGGGCTGCCGCTCGGTGTCCCCGGTCTACCCACTGTCTCCCCCCAGGCAGGGCAGCCCCGGACCCGGCGGGGACGCGCACTCTGAGCCCCCGGGAGGGCCGAGCCGGCGCCCCCGCACCGCCTTCACCGCGGAGCAGATTAACCGGCTGGAGAGGACATTCAAGAAGCAGAGCTACGTGGGgacgagagagaaagaggagcTGCGGAAGAAATTGAACCTGTCCGAGAAGCAG ATCAAAAACTGGTTCCAGAACCGCCGCATGAAGCTGAAGAGGACCCTGCAGGACGCTCTGGCCCAGGCCTGCCACGCCAAGGTGGCTTCCCAGCTCCTGCACTACCCCGAGCTCCAGGCTTACGGCCCGGGCCCCTTCGCTGGCTATTACCCGGCGCAGGACGGCACGGCAGCGTACCTGTCAGCGATGCAGTACCAAGCGCCGCTTGTGAGCGCGCTCCCGGCCCTGCCCATGGAGGCGGCCGTGTACCCCTACGGCGTGCCATCAGGAGTGGTCATACCGGCAACCAGCGCCGGTCCCGGTAACGGCAATATGATGCGGAGATACCACCCGTACGCACCCTATTACTGA